In Prunus dulcis chromosome 1, ALMONDv2, whole genome shotgun sequence, the following are encoded in one genomic region:
- the LOC117632503 gene encoding macrophage migration inhibitory factor homolog, translating to MPTLNLFTNLPVDAVLASDILKDATKAVSKIIGKPESYVMILLNGSVPMAFAGTEEPAAYGELISIGGIGPSVNGKLSSTIAEILETKLSIDSSRFYIKFYDVERPFFGFNGSTF from the exons atgccGACGTTGAATTTGTTCACAAATCTGCCAGTGGATGCAGTGTTGGCCTCTGACATTCTCAAGGACGCCACCAAAGCCGTTTCTAAAATCATTGGCAAACCCGAGTCT TATGTGATGATTTTGCTGAACGGGTCAGTGCCTATGGCATTTGCGGGCACGGAAGAACCGGCAGCCTACGGAGAATTAATCTCCATTGGGGGCATTGGACCGAGTGTTAATGGAAAACTGAGTTCAACTATTGCAGAAATTCTGGAAACCAAGCTTTCCATCGATAGCTCCCGCTTCTATATCAAATTTTATGACGTTGAG CGGCCCTTCTTTGGGTTTAACGGCTCAACATTTTGA